Part of the Desulfolutivibrio sulfoxidireducens genome is shown below.
GTGCAGCGCTCACCTCGACCGAGGCAGCGCCATACAGCCTGGACGCCGCCCCGGTGGCCAGGGATTGGACCAGCGCGTCGCTTGGCGCCTCCTACAAGGTCAGCGAGCAGTTGATGCTTCGCGCCACGGGTTCGGCGTCGTTCGCCGATCCGCAGATGGTGTGCTACGGCGGCGAGTTGGGCGTGAACATCAGCTTCTAGTGTTGCGTTGTGTAATAAATATCTATAATTTCGCTCCAGGAGGTGTGAGATGGGAGCCCCTGCCAAGCGAGTTGCATTGACCCCGGAAGACTTGGCAACCCTCGTGGGTGGATAAACGGCGGCGGCTGACACTTCATTTCAACCCCACCTCCGCATCCTGGCTGAACCAGGTGGAGATCTGGTCCAACATATTTGTCCGGGACGTGGTCAAGGGCGGCGTCTGGCGCTCCAAGCAGGCGCTAATCAACCAAATAATCAAATATATCAAGCGGTACAATGAAGATCGGGCACATCCCTTCAGATGGACATACGAAGGGAAGCCGCTCCAAGCGTAATGCATACGTATTTACGGAACATGACACTAGACACGCCCCAGGTCTTGAAGACGCCCGGTCTGGTCGATTCCAGACCGGGCGTTTTTTGCGGGCGCTTGCGCCCGGTACGGCACAAAAAGGAGGAGGATATGACGCGCGACCTTCTGGCCATTTCCGCAGCCAACCAGCACAAGGCCCGGGCCGTGATCGAGGACTGCGGCCTGTACGCGGCCTGGGAGTCCGTTGGGGCCACGGTCAATCTGGTGGGCTCCCTGCGAACCGGCCTGTTGCTCCACAGGCGCGACATCGACGTCCATATCTACAGCCAACCCTTCGACATCGCCCAAAGCTTCGCCGCCGTGGCCAAGATGGCCGAACACCCCCGGCTTGCCCGCGTCACCTACGCCAATCTGCTTCAGGCCGACGACGCATGTCTGGAATGGCATGTCTGGTTCACGGACACCCATGGCGAATCCTGGCGGATCGACATGATCCATCTGCACCCCAGCTCCCGGTATGCCGGCTATTTCGAGACCGTGGCCGAGCGCATCGAAAGGGCGCTGACCCTTGAGACGCGGCTGGCCATCCTGCGTCTCAAGGATGAAATTTCGCCCGAGGCCGGGGTCATCGGCATCGAGATCTACCGGGCGGTCATCCAGGGCGGGGTGCGCGACGCGTCGGGATTTTCGGCCTGGCGCGAGGCCCATCCCCGGGCGGAGATCGTGGACTGGATGCCGGACGAGCCCGGCTCGGCCGAAAAAAGAGAAGAGGTGTCTTGATGTGTGGAGAAATG
Proteins encoded:
- a CDS encoding phosphoglycerate mutase family protein, producing the protein MTRDLLAISAANQHKARAVIEDCGLYAAWESVGATVNLVGSLRTGLLLHRRDIDVHIYSQPFDIAQSFAAVAKMAEHPRLARVTYANLLQADDACLEWHVWFTDTHGESWRIDMIHLHPSSRYAGYFETVAERIERALTLETRLAILRLKDEISPEAGVIGIEIYRAVIQGGVRDASGFSAWREAHPRAEIVDWMPDEPGSAEKREEVS